The following are encoded in a window of Gramella sp. MT6 genomic DNA:
- the hisD gene encoding histidinol dehydrogenase, with the protein MNKILNPSKSDWPEILKRPTQTVADIEQTVNQIFDEIRVKGNSAVAKYTELFDGIKLNELKVSENEVQNADKEISEELKSAIKLAKSNIEKFHAAQRTEKISVETTNGVKCWQEKKAIQKVGLYIPGGTAPLFSSILMLAIPARLAGCEEIVLCTPPDKDGNVNPAILYAAELCGVTQIFKIGGIQAIGAMTFGTEDVPQVYKIFGPGNQFVTVAKQLATKYQVAIDMPAGPSELLVFADDSANPAYVASDLLSQAEHGIDSQVIMVSTSEKLINAVSDEIEAQVQELPRKAIADKAIENSRLILVSSKEEALELINEYGPEHFIICSENEDYFVQGIVNAGSVFIGNYTPESAGDYASGTNHTLPTNGYAKQYSGVNLDSFMKTITFQKISEQGIKEIGPSIELLAEAEGLQAHKNAVSLRLKDLN; encoded by the coding sequence ATGAATAAGATATTAAATCCTTCAAAATCAGACTGGCCTGAGATCCTGAAAAGACCAACTCAAACCGTTGCCGATATTGAGCAAACGGTCAATCAAATCTTTGATGAGATCAGGGTAAAAGGGAATTCCGCAGTTGCTAAATATACCGAGCTGTTCGATGGAATTAAATTAAATGAGCTGAAGGTTTCAGAAAATGAAGTCCAGAATGCCGATAAGGAAATTTCAGAAGAATTAAAATCGGCTATAAAACTGGCGAAATCTAATATTGAAAAATTCCATGCGGCCCAGAGAACTGAAAAGATCAGTGTTGAAACTACTAATGGAGTAAAATGCTGGCAGGAAAAGAAAGCGATCCAGAAAGTTGGGCTTTATATTCCGGGCGGAACGGCACCTTTATTTTCTTCGATCTTGATGCTGGCTATTCCAGCTAGGCTTGCCGGGTGTGAAGAGATCGTTTTATGCACTCCTCCGGATAAAGATGGAAACGTAAATCCGGCAATTCTGTATGCGGCCGAACTTTGTGGTGTAACTCAAATATTTAAAATTGGAGGAATTCAGGCTATTGGAGCGATGACATTTGGAACTGAAGATGTTCCGCAGGTATATAAGATATTTGGTCCTGGAAATCAGTTTGTGACGGTTGCGAAGCAGCTCGCTACAAAATATCAGGTAGCCATAGACATGCCGGCAGGCCCTTCAGAATTATTGGTATTTGCAGATGATTCAGCAAATCCGGCTTATGTTGCTTCAGATCTTTTAAGTCAGGCAGAGCATGGAATAGATAGCCAGGTGATCATGGTTTCAACTTCAGAAAAGCTGATCAATGCAGTTTCAGATGAGATCGAAGCCCAGGTTCAGGAGCTCCCAAGAAAAGCGATAGCTGATAAAGCTATAGAGAATTCAAGATTGATCCTGGTTAGCTCAAAAGAAGAAGCTTTGGAACTTATTAATGAATATGGTCCTGAGCATTTTATTATTTGTTCTGAAAATGAAGATTATTTTGTGCAGGGAATTGTAAATGCCGGTTCTGTTTTTATAGGAAATTATACCCCTGAAAGTGCAGGGGATTATGCTTCCGGAACAAATCACACCTTACCCACAAATGGTTACGCCAAGCAATATAGCGGTGTAAATCTGGATAGTTTTATGAAGACCATCACTTTTCAGAAGATCTCGGAACAGGGAATTAAAGAAATTGGACCATCCATAGAATTACTTGCTGAAGCTGAAGGTTTGCAGGCTCACAAGAATGCAGTAAGTCTAAGATTAAAAGACCTGAATTAA
- the hisC gene encoding histidinol-phosphate transaminase: MEVFDLNKLIRPNVAKLKPYSSARDEFKTQGAEMIFLDANENPNDNGLNRYPDPHQAKVKEKLSEIKNVVPSNILLGNGSDEVLDLIFRAFCEPGRDNIISLPPTYGMYKVLADINDIENREVLLNHDFEPDVTAIFEQVSSRTKIIFLCSPNNPSGNSFEANTIEAILKRFNGLVVIDEAYIDFSEKDSWINMLEDFPTLIITQTFSKAFGKAGIRLGVLYASEEIITILNKIKPPYNVNQLTQNESLETLFDLDKIKTQVAGIKSERKLLVEQLLEVNFVSKIYRSDANFLLLEVDNANKRYDQFLEKGIVIRNRSNQPLCENCLRITVGTKEENKKLIKAFKELDNE; the protein is encoded by the coding sequence ATGGAGGTATTTGATTTAAATAAATTGATCAGACCAAATGTGGCGAAATTAAAGCCATATTCTTCTGCCAGAGACGAATTCAAAACTCAGGGAGCGGAAATGATCTTTCTGGATGCGAATGAGAACCCCAATGATAATGGGCTAAACCGATATCCAGATCCGCACCAAGCTAAGGTTAAGGAAAAGCTTTCTGAAATTAAGAACGTCGTTCCATCCAATATCTTATTAGGTAATGGGAGTGATGAAGTCCTTGATCTTATTTTCAGGGCTTTCTGTGAGCCTGGAAGAGATAATATTATCTCACTACCGCCTACCTACGGCATGTATAAAGTGCTTGCCGATATCAATGATATTGAAAACAGGGAGGTTTTATTAAACCACGATTTTGAACCAGATGTTACCGCGATCTTTGAACAGGTAAGTTCCAGGACCAAGATCATTTTTCTATGTTCACCGAATAATCCTTCCGGGAATTCATTTGAAGCGAATACAATAGAAGCGATTCTAAAAAGGTTTAATGGACTAGTGGTGATCGATGAGGCGTATATAGATTTTTCAGAGAAAGATAGCTGGATCAACATGCTGGAAGATTTCCCTACTCTTATCATTACTCAAACTTTTTCTAAAGCTTTTGGAAAGGCAGGGATCAGGCTTGGAGTTCTATATGCTTCAGAAGAAATTATTACTATTCTGAATAAGATCAAACCTCCGTATAATGTGAATCAACTTACTCAGAATGAGTCTCTGGAAACCTTATTTGATTTAGATAAAATAAAAACACAAGTTGCTGGTATTAAGAGTGAAAGAAAGCTTTTAGTTGAACAATTACTTGAAGTTAATTTTGTTTCAAAAATATATAGATCTGACGCTAATTTTCTGCTTCTGGAAGTAGATAATGCAAACAAACGCTATGATCAATTTCTTGAAAAAGGAATTGTTATAAGAAACAGAAGCAACCAGCCATTGTGCGAAAATTGCCTGCGAATTACTGTCGGAACTAAGGAAGAAAATAAGAAACTCATCAAAGCATTTAAAGAATTAGATAATGAATAA
- the hisB gene encoding bifunctional histidinol-phosphatase/imidazoleglycerol-phosphate dehydratase HisB, whose amino-acid sequence MNKLLFIDRDGTLIHEPEDYQIDSLDKLEFYPEVFTYLGKIAKELDYEIVMVTNQDGLGTDSFPESDFWPIQNFIIKTFKNEGVEFSDVLIDRTFAKENAPTRKPNTGLLERKFMDNSDYDLKNSFMVGDRLTDIEFAMNFGGQGIFIDNHEELGEDEVKNEKSEVENRIALKTNSWKEIYEFLKLQDRTASIERKTNETDIKIELNLDGTGKSDISTGIDFFDHMLDQLARHGQMDIKIAVKGDLEVDEHHTIEDTAIALGEVFSKALGNKLGIERYGFCLPMDDCLSQVAIDFGGRNWLVWEADFNREMIGKMPTEMFYHFFKSFTDGAKANLNIKAEGKNEHHKIEAIFKAFAKAIKMAVKRDTEKMILPSTKGML is encoded by the coding sequence ATGAATAAATTATTATTTATAGATCGTGACGGGACATTGATCCATGAGCCTGAGGATTATCAAATCGACAGTCTGGATAAACTTGAATTTTATCCTGAAGTTTTTACCTACCTGGGTAAAATAGCCAAAGAGCTGGATTATGAGATCGTAATGGTGACCAATCAGGACGGGCTGGGAACTGATAGTTTTCCGGAAAGCGATTTCTGGCCAATTCAGAATTTTATTATCAAAACTTTTAAGAATGAAGGGGTTGAATTTAGCGATGTATTGATAGACAGGACCTTTGCCAAAGAGAATGCACCTACCAGGAAGCCAAATACCGGTTTACTTGAAAGAAAATTCATGGATAATTCAGATTATGACCTGAAGAACTCTTTTATGGTAGGTGACCGACTTACAGATATAGAATTTGCCATGAACTTTGGTGGTCAGGGAATTTTCATTGATAATCATGAGGAGCTCGGCGAGGATGAAGTGAAAAATGAAAAATCTGAAGTTGAGAATAGAATAGCTTTGAAAACCAATTCATGGAAAGAGATCTATGAGTTCCTGAAATTACAGGATAGAACAGCATCTATCGAGAGAAAGACCAATGAAACTGATATTAAAATTGAATTGAATCTCGATGGAACCGGAAAAAGTGATATAAGCACCGGTATCGACTTTTTTGATCATATGCTTGATCAGTTAGCACGTCATGGACAGATGGACATTAAAATCGCTGTTAAAGGCGATCTGGAGGTTGATGAACATCATACTATCGAAGATACTGCGATCGCTTTAGGAGAGGTCTTTAGTAAAGCACTTGGTAATAAGCTGGGTATAGAGCGATATGGATTTTGTTTACCTATGGATGATTGTCTTTCTCAGGTCGCCATCGATTTTGGCGGAAGAAACTGGCTGGTTTGGGAAGCAGATTTCAACAGGGAAATGATTGGCAAAATGCCAACAGAGATGTTCTATCATTTCTTCAAGTCTTTCACCGATGGTGCCAAAGCAAATTTGAATATTAAAGCTGAAGGTAAAAATGAGCACCATAAGATAGAAGCTATTTTTAAAGCCTTTGCAAAAGCTATAAAAATGGCGGTAAAAAGAGACACCGAAAAAATGATCTTACCATCTACAAAAGGAATGCTTTAA
- the hisH gene encoding imidazole glycerol phosphate synthase subunit HisH: MKIVIIDYGAGNIQSIKFAIKRLGFVAELSSDAEEIRKADKVIFPGVGEAGSAMRMLRSTGLDEVIPTLKQPVLGICLGMQLMCNYSEEGDTKGLGIFDADVKRFDNSVKVPQIGWNQITNLDSHFFDNVENGEYVYLVHSYYVPECADEIARTEYGVNYSTALHRDNFYGVQFHPEKSSKTGEQILKNFLKLELN, translated from the coding sequence ATGAAAATAGTAATTATAGATTACGGAGCCGGGAATATCCAAAGTATCAAATTTGCGATAAAGCGACTTGGCTTTGTGGCTGAGCTAAGCAGTGATGCTGAAGAGATCCGGAAAGCCGATAAAGTTATATTCCCGGGTGTGGGAGAAGCAGGAAGCGCGATGAGAATGTTGCGATCAACAGGTCTTGATGAAGTAATACCCACGCTGAAGCAACCTGTTCTGGGCATTTGTCTGGGAATGCAGTTAATGTGTAATTATTCCGAGGAAGGTGATACAAAAGGCCTGGGGATCTTTGATGCCGATGTGAAACGATTTGATAATTCGGTAAAAGTTCCCCAGATTGGATGGAACCAGATCACAAATCTTGATTCACATTTTTTCGATAATGTTGAAAACGGCGAATATGTTTACCTCGTGCATAGTTACTACGTTCCCGAATGTGCAGATGAAATTGCCAGAACAGAATATGGTGTGAACTATTCCACGGCTTTACATCGTGATAATTTCTACGGGGTACAGTTTCACCCCGAAAAAAGCAGCAAAACAGGCGAACAGATACTTAAAAACTTTTTGAAGCTAGAATTAAATTAA
- the hisA gene encoding 1-(5-phosphoribosyl)-5-[(5-phosphoribosylamino)methylideneamino]imidazole-4-carboxamide isomerase, with amino-acid sequence MRIIPAIDIIEGKCVRLSKGDYNTKKIYNENPLEVAKSFQDHGIEYLHLVDLDGAKSKHIVNHKILEQIASKTDLKVDFGGGLKSDKDLEIAFESGANQITGGSIAVKDPDIFQNWLQKYGSDKIILGADAKNRKIAVSGWLEDSDKEIIPFIQNYEEKGAKYVICTDISKDGMLEGPSFDLYEEILSETQNIYLIASGGISEFDELPKLAELGCEGVIIGKAIYENRISLKQLENYILNK; translated from the coding sequence ATGCGAATAATACCGGCAATAGATATTATCGAAGGTAAATGTGTAAGGCTTTCAAAAGGTGATTACAATACCAAGAAAATTTATAATGAGAATCCCCTGGAGGTGGCGAAATCATTTCAGGACCACGGAATTGAATATTTACACCTGGTAGACCTGGATGGTGCGAAGTCTAAACATATTGTAAATCATAAGATCCTTGAACAAATCGCTTCAAAAACTGATCTGAAAGTTGATTTTGGAGGCGGATTGAAATCTGATAAAGATCTGGAGATCGCCTTTGAAAGTGGCGCGAATCAGATCACCGGTGGAAGTATTGCTGTAAAAGATCCTGATATATTTCAGAACTGGCTTCAAAAGTATGGAAGTGACAAGATCATTTTAGGAGCAGATGCAAAGAATAGAAAGATAGCAGTTTCCGGCTGGTTGGAAGATTCAGACAAGGAAATCATCCCATTTATTCAGAATTATGAAGAGAAGGGGGCGAAATATGTGATCTGTACAGATATTTCTAAAGATGGAATGTTGGAAGGCCCATCATTTGATCTTTATGAAGAGATCCTGTCTGAAACACAAAACATCTATCTTATTGCATCCGGTGGAATTTCAGAATTTGATGAGCTGCCTAAACTGGCAGAATTAGGCTGCGAAGGAGTAATCATAGGGAAAGCGATCTATGAGAATAGGATCAGTTTAAAACAATTGGAGAATTATATTTTAAATAAATAG
- the hisF gene encoding imidazole glycerol phosphate synthase subunit HisF produces MLTKRIIPCLDIKNGRTVKGVNFVDLRDAGDPVELAAAYAEKGADELVFLDISATEEKRKTLAKLVLDVAEQLNIPFTVGGGISSVEDVDILLKNGADKVSINSSAVKNPDLINQLSDKFGSQCVVVAIDAKNIDGKWKVHLVGGKVPTELDLFEWAKEVEQRGAGEILFTSMDHDGTKNGFANEALARLSEELNIPIIASGGAGNIQHFQDTFQKGKADAALAASVFHFKEIEISDLKNQLRTAGIPVRI; encoded by the coding sequence ATGCTAACTAAGCGAATAATACCCTGTCTTGATATCAAAAATGGAAGGACAGTTAAAGGAGTCAATTTTGTTGACCTGAGAGATGCAGGAGATCCCGTGGAGCTGGCTGCGGCCTATGCCGAGAAAGGTGCTGACGAACTGGTTTTTCTTGATATTTCAGCAACGGAAGAAAAACGAAAAACCCTGGCAAAGCTTGTGCTGGATGTCGCCGAACAACTCAATATTCCATTTACCGTTGGTGGCGGGATTTCTTCAGTAGAAGATGTAGATATCCTGCTTAAGAATGGAGCCGATAAGGTTTCTATAAATTCTTCCGCAGTTAAAAACCCCGATCTTATAAATCAGCTTTCTGATAAATTTGGAAGTCAGTGTGTGGTGGTGGCGATAGACGCAAAAAATATTGATGGGAAATGGAAAGTACATCTCGTAGGAGGTAAAGTTCCTACCGAACTGGATCTTTTTGAATGGGCCAAAGAAGTTGAACAGCGCGGAGCGGGAGAGATCCTCTTTACTTCAATGGATCATGATGGTACCAAAAATGGGTTTGCGAATGAGGCTCTGGCCAGACTTTCTGAGGAATTAAATATTCCTATTATTGCTTCCGGAGGAGCAGGAAATATTCAGCATTTTCAGGATACATTTCAGAAAGGAAAAGCAGATGCTGCTCTAGCTGCCAGTGTTTTCCATTTTAAGGAGATAGAGATCTCAGATCTTAAAAATCAACTAAGAACAGCCGGTATACCGGTGAGAATATAA
- the hisIE gene encoding bifunctional phosphoribosyl-AMP cyclohydrolase/phosphoribosyl-ATP diphosphatase HisIE, which translates to MNIDFNKNSDGLVPAIIQDSITKKVLMLGYMNEEAFLKTNQTKKVTFYSRTKERLWTKGEESGIFLHLVNIKLDCDNDTLLVEVNPEGPVCHKGTDTCWAEGNTVEYGFLSKLEGIIESRQKLSETEPGLRKENENSYVTSLFDAGINKIAQKVGEEAVETVIEAKDDNDDLFLNESADLLFHYLILLKAKGFGLKDIVKVLEGRH; encoded by the coding sequence ATGAATATAGATTTCAATAAGAACAGCGATGGCCTGGTTCCGGCAATAATCCAGGATTCAATTACAAAAAAGGTACTGATGTTAGGCTACATGAATGAGGAAGCCTTTCTGAAAACCAACCAGACAAAAAAAGTTACTTTTTATAGTAGAACTAAAGAGCGATTATGGACGAAAGGTGAGGAAAGCGGTATTTTTCTACATCTGGTAAATATAAAACTGGATTGTGATAACGACACCCTTTTGGTGGAAGTAAATCCGGAAGGTCCTGTATGTCATAAGGGAACCGATACCTGCTGGGCTGAAGGAAATACTGTAGAATATGGTTTTCTTTCGAAACTTGAAGGAATTATTGAAAGTCGTCAAAAATTAAGTGAAACCGAGCCAGGATTGCGAAAGGAAAACGAAAATAGCTATGTTACTTCACTTTTTGATGCAGGAATTAATAAGATCGCTCAGAAAGTAGGAGAGGAGGCTGTAGAAACAGTGATCGAGGCCAAAGATGATAATGATGACCTATTTCTTAATGAAAGTGCCGATTTGCTTTTTCATTACTTGATATTACTAAAAGCAAAAGGATTTGGATTGAAAGATATAGTAAAAGTACTGGAGGGAAGACATTAG
- a CDS encoding pirin family protein gives MRNIKKLHKAEYRPMGDLETWSPLPSRNLQMIDPFIFLNHHGPQKYPPNNNGLPFGPHPHRGMETVTFILDGDIAHKDSSGHKNVIESGGVQWMTAGSGLIHAEVSSQKFKEEGGPLEILQLWVNLPKRLKMMQPTYHGLQKEQISTWKNEEETIRAQVVSGNFKGIRGAFDTPTSVNLSTVHFEKDSEIQLEIPKSDNIFFYVIDGELEVNEINVPRLHLAEFSKNSEILNIKATEKSILLLGHAEPFDEKVVFGGPFVMNSEDEIHQAYEDYKSGKMGGWED, from the coding sequence ATGAGGAATATTAAGAAACTGCATAAAGCGGAGTATCGTCCTATGGGGGATCTTGAAACATGGTCTCCTCTTCCCAGCCGTAACCTGCAAATGATAGATCCATTTATATTTCTGAATCATCACGGACCTCAAAAGTATCCACCAAATAATAATGGTTTGCCTTTTGGACCGCATCCTCATCGCGGGATGGAAACGGTAACTTTTATCCTTGACGGCGACATTGCACATAAGGATAGTAGCGGCCATAAAAACGTTATTGAAAGTGGTGGCGTTCAATGGATGACTGCCGGTAGCGGACTTATTCACGCGGAAGTGTCTTCCCAGAAGTTTAAAGAGGAAGGTGGCCCACTGGAAATTTTACAGTTGTGGGTCAATTTACCTAAAAGACTGAAAATGATGCAACCCACCTACCACGGACTTCAAAAAGAACAGATTTCAACCTGGAAAAATGAAGAAGAAACAATCAGGGCTCAGGTAGTTTCAGGAAATTTTAAAGGAATTAGAGGAGCATTTGACACTCCCACTTCAGTAAACTTATCTACGGTGCACTTTGAAAAAGATTCCGAAATTCAACTGGAGATCCCTAAATCTGATAATATTTTCTTTTATGTTATTGATGGTGAACTTGAAGTGAACGAGATCAATGTTCCAAGATTACATCTCGCTGAATTTTCTAAAAACAGTGAAATTCTAAATATTAAAGCTACAGAAAAAAGTATACTCCTTCTTGGGCATGCAGAACCATTTGATGAAAAGGTGGTATTTGGCGGACCGTTCGTTATGAATTCCGAAGATGAGATCCACCAGGCTTACGAAGATTATAAATCAGGAAAAATGGGTGGCTGGGAAGACTAA
- a CDS encoding NYN domain-containing protein yields the protein METNLAVLIDGDNIPSAHVKEMMEEIAKYGNPTIKRIYGDWTKPHLNKWKNVLLENAIHPIQQYGYTQGKNATDSAMIIDAMDILYSNKVDGFCLVSSDSDFTRLATRLREASMKVIGIGEKKTPDPFIVACDKFIYIEILKNNTKESESDKSNKEKGTKKQNLDKITPKVIRLISHTISDVADEDGWAFLGDVGSLLQKKQPNFDSRNYGFQKLTPMINSIDKFEIESRENANSKFKLIYVRNK from the coding sequence ATGGAAACAAATTTAGCTGTACTTATAGACGGCGACAATATACCATCTGCTCATGTAAAGGAAATGATGGAAGAAATTGCCAAATATGGCAACCCTACGATCAAAAGAATCTATGGTGACTGGACCAAACCTCATTTAAATAAATGGAAGAATGTTCTCTTAGAGAACGCTATCCATCCTATTCAACAATACGGTTATACACAGGGAAAAAATGCGACAGATTCTGCCATGATCATCGATGCGATGGATATTCTATATTCCAACAAAGTTGATGGATTCTGCCTGGTTTCAAGTGATTCAGATTTTACCCGCTTGGCTACGAGGCTTCGAGAAGCTAGTATGAAGGTTATCGGCATCGGCGAGAAAAAGACTCCAGATCCTTTTATTGTGGCATGCGATAAATTCATTTATATCGAGATCCTTAAGAATAACACTAAGGAGTCTGAGAGTGATAAAAGCAATAAAGAAAAAGGCACTAAAAAGCAGAACTTAGATAAGATCACTCCAAAAGTGATTAGACTCATATCTCATACTATATCTGATGTAGCCGATGAAGATGGCTGGGCTTTTCTAGGAGATGTGGGAAGTTTACTTCAGAAAAAGCAACCTAATTTTGACTCAAGGAATTACGGATTCCAAAAGCTGACTCCTATGATAAACTCTATAGATAAATTTGAGATCGAGTCCAGGGAAAATGCTAATTCCAAATTCAAATTAATTTACGTTAGAAATAAATAG
- a CDS encoding cation diffusion facilitator family transporter, whose protein sequence is MQPGYREAVKASYFSIAGNALLAIAKAVTGIFGNSYALIADAIESTTDVFSSLLVLLGLRYANKPADENHPYGHGKAEPLITFMVVGFLIVSATVIAYESIENIQTPHEVPEPYTLVVLMVIILIKEISYRFVSKKGTEINSSALKADAWHHRSDAITSLMAFIGISIALFLGKGYENADDWAALFASGFILFNAYLILRPALGEVMDEHRYDDVELEIREIAQKIDGVVDTEKCFIRKTGMTYHVDLHIAVDAKISVKTGHDIAHRVKDGILEKLPQVADVLIHVEPDDEL, encoded by the coding sequence ATGCAGCCGGGTTACCGGGAAGCGGTTAAAGCCTCCTATTTTAGTATTGCAGGAAATGCCCTTTTAGCAATTGCTAAGGCAGTAACCGGTATTTTTGGAAATTCCTATGCGCTTATCGCAGATGCAATAGAATCTACTACCGATGTTTTTTCTTCTTTGCTGGTTCTTCTCGGTTTGAGATATGCCAACAAACCTGCTGATGAGAATCATCCCTATGGCCATGGAAAAGCCGAGCCACTTATTACCTTCATGGTGGTAGGATTTCTAATAGTTTCTGCTACTGTAATTGCTTATGAAAGTATTGAGAATATACAAACACCTCATGAAGTTCCGGAACCGTATACCCTGGTAGTTCTTATGGTAATTATCCTGATCAAGGAAATTTCATACCGGTTCGTTTCAAAAAAGGGAACCGAAATTAATAGTTCAGCCTTAAAGGCAGATGCCTGGCATCATCGCAGCGATGCTATAACTTCCCTAATGGCATTTATCGGGATTTCTATTGCGCTCTTTTTGGGCAAGGGTTATGAAAATGCAGACGACTGGGCTGCTTTGTTCGCTTCAGGATTTATCCTTTTTAATGCTTATCTCATCTTAAGACCGGCTCTAGGTGAAGTGATGGATGAGCATAGATATGATGATGTTGAATTAGAGATCAGGGAAATTGCCCAGAAAATTGACGGAGTTGTGGATACCGAAAAATGCTTCATTAGAAAGACCGGAATGACCTATCACGTAGACCTTCATATAGCGGTAGATGCTAAAATAAGTGTAAAAACAGGGCATGATATCGCACATAGAGTAAAAGACGGTATCCTGGAAAAACTACCACAGGTTGCAGATGTTTTAATTCACGTGGAACCAGACGACGAACTGTAG
- a CDS encoding sulfite exporter TauE/SafE family protein gives MVELFQEINILYLIVLFFAGLIAFTISTVSGGGGALILVPLLNFMLGTSKTAPVLNLGTFIGRPARLILFWKYINWNVFWYYVPAALLGAFLAGWFFTRVDSYWLQILVGLFLISTVFQYRFGKKEKSFPVKLWYFIPLGFIVSVLGTIIGALGPILNPFYLNLGLDKEELIATKTVNSFFLGIAQIGSYTFFGLLHGDLWIYGIALGLGTVAGNILGKKFLSKMKSSTFRKLLILFMVVSGILLIYNQLK, from the coding sequence ATGGTGGAACTATTCCAGGAGATCAATATTTTATATTTAATAGTACTCTTTTTTGCAGGATTAATTGCTTTTACCATTTCTACAGTTTCCGGTGGAGGTGGTGCATTGATACTGGTTCCTCTTTTAAATTTCATGCTGGGCACTTCTAAAACCGCACCTGTTTTAAACCTGGGAACTTTTATTGGGAGACCTGCCAGACTTATTCTATTCTGGAAATATATTAACTGGAACGTTTTCTGGTATTATGTACCGGCCGCCTTGCTAGGAGCCTTTTTAGCCGGATGGTTCTTTACTAGAGTAGATTCTTACTGGTTACAGATCCTGGTCGGTTTATTTCTAATAAGTACTGTATTTCAATATCGATTTGGTAAAAAGGAAAAGTCATTCCCGGTAAAACTTTGGTATTTTATTCCTCTTGGATTTATTGTTTCTGTTTTAGGAACCATCATAGGTGCCCTTGGTCCAATTTTGAATCCCTTTTACCTTAATCTTGGATTAGACAAAGAAGAATTGATCGCGACCAAGACAGTAAATTCATTTTTTCTAGGGATCGCCCAAATTGGAAGTTATACATTCTTTGGATTGTTACATGGAGATCTATGGATCTACGGTATTGCTCTTGGGCTTGGAACAGTGGCTGGTAACATTCTAGGAAAAAAATTCCTCTCAAAAATGAAGAGTAGTACTTTCCGTAAACTGCTCATACTTTTTATGGTCGTTAGCGGAATTTTACTCATTTATAATCAGCTGAAGTAA
- a CDS encoding GNAT family N-acetyltransferase — MIRAITSTDATEILHIYELGLETRNATFETKVPTWEEWDNKHHLHSRLAMVEEDQILGWAALAPFSKREVYKGVAEVSIYIHPAHSGKGIGSKLMQELIRSSEENKIWTLFSSVFPENQATIRLHTKFGFNLLGRREKIAQLDGIWRDTLIFERRSKIVGIN; from the coding sequence ATGATTAGAGCAATAACATCTACCGATGCCACGGAGATCCTCCATATCTATGAGCTGGGGCTGGAAACGCGTAATGCGACTTTCGAAACCAAAGTGCCAACCTGGGAAGAATGGGATAATAAACATCATCTGCATTCCAGATTGGCCATGGTTGAAGAAGACCAGATTCTAGGATGGGCTGCCCTGGCTCCCTTTTCTAAACGGGAAGTTTACAAAGGCGTGGCAGAAGTAAGTATATATATACATCCTGCTCATTCAGGTAAAGGAATTGGTTCTAAATTAATGCAGGAGTTGATCAGATCTTCAGAAGAAAATAAAATCTGGACATTGTTCTCCAGCGTATTTCCAGAGAATCAAGCCACCATCAGGCTGCATACTAAGTTCGGATTCAACCTCCTTGGTCGTAGAGAAAAGATCGCGCAATTGGATGGAATTTGGCGAGATACACTCATTTTTGAAAGACGAAGTAAAATTGTTGGAATAAATTAA